In Pseudoalteromonas sp. MM1, a single window of DNA contains:
- a CDS encoding FAD-dependent monooxygenase → MMKNMTQNKVIVVGAGMVGAAMAIKLAQQGKSVQIIEKKLINADAILASEQVDIRVSAINRFSENLLDELGAMPILRQNRLAPYTQLEAFERGGDNLLFDCADINTSHLGHLIENNLIQASLWQQFAHYNIEVIEQSAPLSAIEQGGASITLIYGDTRYTADLVIAADGGQSQLRAKANIGVTGWQYQQHCMGVLIKLDAPQQVKTWQQFTPTGPLAFLPMQAPYANLIWYDNANTLQNFKGLTAEQLKAHILNKFPSLAGDFEVQSHAVFPLTRQHANNYSNGRLVLVGDAAHTINPLAGQGVNLGFQDVVALAHALESAGDIGCPLKLKEYERSRRKANLLMMSMMDACYFGFSNQITPLKWARSQFLKMANNTSPLKNWVLKYAISGELS, encoded by the coding sequence ATGATGAAAAACATGACTCAAAACAAAGTGATTGTTGTAGGCGCTGGGATGGTCGGTGCGGCCATGGCCATAAAGCTTGCACAGCAAGGAAAGTCAGTACAAATAATAGAAAAAAAACTGATTAACGCCGACGCCATTTTAGCCAGTGAGCAGGTAGATATACGGGTATCGGCTATTAATCGTTTTTCAGAAAACCTGCTGGACGAGCTAGGGGCTATGCCTATTTTAAGGCAAAATCGATTAGCGCCTTACACGCAGTTAGAGGCATTTGAGCGCGGTGGCGACAATCTGTTATTTGATTGCGCCGATATTAATACTTCGCACTTAGGTCATTTAATTGAAAACAATTTAATACAAGCAAGTCTTTGGCAGCAGTTTGCACATTATAATATTGAGGTGATTGAACAATCAGCACCTTTAAGTGCTATTGAGCAAGGTGGCGCGTCAATCACCCTCATTTATGGTGATACCCGTTATACTGCTGATTTAGTTATTGCAGCCGACGGTGGGCAATCGCAGTTACGTGCAAAGGCAAATATTGGTGTAACAGGGTGGCAGTATCAGCAGCACTGTATGGGCGTACTAATAAAGCTTGATGCGCCGCAGCAAGTAAAAACGTGGCAGCAATTTACCCCTACAGGTCCGTTAGCCTTTTTACCTATGCAGGCACCTTATGCCAATTTAATTTGGTATGACAACGCTAATACCTTGCAAAATTTTAAAGGGTTAACAGCTGAGCAACTCAAAGCGCATATTTTAAATAAATTTCCATCCCTTGCAGGCGATTTTGAGGTACAAAGCCATGCGGTATTTCCGCTTACTCGTCAGCATGCAAATAATTACTCTAATGGGCGTTTGGTGTTAGTTGGCGATGCGGCGCACACAATTAACCCTCTGGCCGGGCAGGGCGTTAATTTAGGTTTTCAAGATGTGGTGGCACTTGCACATGCGCTTGAAAGCGCTGGTGATATTGGTTGCCCGCTAAAACTAAAAGAATATGAGCGAAGCCGCCGTAAAGCCAACCTATTAATGATGAGCATGATGGATGCATGTTACTTTGGTTTTTCTAATCAAATTACGCCGCTTAAATGGGCGCGCAGCCAGTTTTTAAAAATGGCTAACAATACCTCTCCTTTAAAAAACTGGGTATTAAAATATGCTATTAGTGGGGAGCTTAGTTAA
- the miaB gene encoding tRNA (N6-isopentenyl adenosine(37)-C2)-methylthiotransferase MiaB has translation MSKKLHIKTWGCQMNEYDSQKMADLLDATNGYQLTEEAADADVILLNTCSIREKAQEKVFHQLGRWKLLKDDKPDLIIGVGGCVASQEGDSIRQRAPFVDVIFGPQTLHRLPEMIKQVQGDKGSSVVDISFPEIEKFDRLPEPKAEGPSAFVSIMEGCSKYCTFCVVPYTRGEEVSRPLDDVLLEVAQLAEQGVREVNLLGQNVNAYRGETHDGEICYFSDLIRYVAAIDGIDRIRYTTSHPVEFTPDIIDAYADVPELVDHLHLPVQSGSDRILNLMKRGHTALEYKSTIRKLRKIRPNLSMSSDFIIGFPGESKADFEATMNLINDIGFDMSFSFIYSARPGTPAADLPDDVSEQEKKERLYLLQNRITQMAQQISRQMFDTEQRILVEGPSKKNPMELRGRTENNRVVNFVGPHTVIGQFVDVRITEALPNSLRGDLIRTESEMNLRRDVAPSAILTKAASVEPKVDTTNEIGVATFVP, from the coding sequence ATGAGCAAAAAGCTGCATATCAAAACTTGGGGTTGTCAGATGAACGAGTACGACTCTCAGAAGATGGCTGATCTTTTAGATGCAACCAACGGCTACCAGCTAACGGAAGAAGCAGCAGACGCCGACGTTATTTTACTTAACACCTGTTCAATTCGTGAAAAAGCGCAAGAGAAAGTATTTCACCAATTAGGTCGCTGGAAGTTGTTAAAAGATGACAAGCCAGACTTAATTATCGGTGTAGGTGGTTGTGTTGCCTCACAAGAAGGTGACTCTATTCGCCAGCGTGCACCATTTGTTGATGTTATTTTTGGCCCGCAAACGCTGCATCGTTTACCAGAAATGATTAAACAAGTGCAAGGCGACAAAGGCTCATCGGTGGTTGATATTTCGTTCCCAGAAATTGAAAAATTTGACCGCTTACCAGAGCCAAAAGCAGAAGGCCCGTCTGCATTTGTATCAATAATGGAAGGGTGTTCTAAGTACTGTACTTTTTGTGTTGTACCTTACACTCGTGGTGAAGAAGTTAGCCGCCCATTAGATGACGTATTATTAGAAGTTGCACAACTTGCTGAGCAAGGCGTACGTGAAGTAAACCTACTAGGTCAAAACGTAAACGCATACCGCGGTGAAACACACGATGGTGAAATTTGTTACTTCTCTGATTTAATTCGTTACGTAGCAGCGATTGACGGTATTGACCGCATTCGTTACACCACCTCGCACCCAGTTGAATTTACGCCAGATATAATCGACGCATACGCTGATGTGCCAGAGCTTGTTGATCACTTACATTTACCAGTGCAAAGTGGTTCAGACCGTATTCTTAATTTAATGAAACGCGGCCATACAGCGCTTGAGTACAAATCAACAATACGAAAGCTGCGTAAAATTCGCCCTAACTTAAGCATGTCGTCAGACTTCATTATTGGTTTTCCGGGTGAGAGCAAAGCTGACTTTGAAGCCACAATGAACCTAATTAACGACATTGGCTTTGATATGAGCTTTAGCTTTATTTACAGTGCGCGCCCAGGAACACCTGCCGCCGACTTGCCTGATGACGTATCAGAGCAAGAGAAAAAAGAGCGCTTATACCTACTACAAAACCGTATTACGCAAATGGCACAGCAAATCAGCCGCCAAATGTTTGATACAGAGCAACGTATTTTAGTTGAGGGGCCTTCTAAAAAGAACCCAATGGAATTACGTGGCCGCACCGAAAACAACCGTGTAGTTAACTTTGTTGGTCCACACACAGTGATCGGCCAGTTTGTTGATGTACGTATTACCGAAGCGTTACCAAACTCTTTACGTGGCGATTTAATTCGTACAGAATCAGAAATGAACTTACGTCGTGATGTTGCTCCTTCAGCTATTTTAACAAAAGCTGCAAGCGTGGAGCCAAAAGTCGATACAACCAACGAAATTGGCGTAGCTACTTTCGTACCATAG
- a CDS encoding PhoH family protein, whose translation MSNQLKTLEIYLEPADNKRLSSLCGPFDENIKQIERRLGVEIIHRDNFFKVTGKLHSSAAAVEILKNLYVDTQPVRGEIGEIEPDNVHLAITESKALEQDVPQSAYGKEMFIKTRRGVIKPRNDNQGLYVANILHHDITFGIGPAGTGKTYLAVAAAVDALERQEIRRILLTRPAVEAGEKLGFLPGDLSQKVDPYLRPLYDALFEMLGFEKVEKLIEKHIIEIAPLAYMRGRTLNDAFIILDESQNTTAEQMKMFLTRIGFNSKAVITGDITQVDLPRGARSGLRHAIEVLSDVEEISFNFFQSHDIVRHPVVGRIVEAYERNDESERLKRIEKQKAKEQLAAQQPPSTKE comes from the coding sequence TTGAGTAATCAGTTAAAAACATTAGAGATTTATTTAGAACCTGCCGACAACAAACGCCTTTCTTCTTTATGTGGCCCGTTTGACGAAAACATCAAACAAATTGAACGCCGCCTAGGTGTTGAAATAATCCACCGCGACAACTTTTTTAAAGTAACAGGTAAACTGCACTCAAGTGCCGCGGCCGTAGAAATTTTAAAAAACCTTTATGTTGATACTCAGCCTGTTCGTGGCGAAATTGGTGAAATAGAGCCCGACAACGTACATTTAGCCATTACCGAATCAAAAGCCCTAGAGCAAGACGTGCCGCAAAGTGCATACGGCAAAGAAATGTTTATAAAAACCCGCCGTGGCGTAATTAAACCGCGTAACGACAACCAAGGTTTGTATGTTGCAAATATTTTGCATCATGACATTACCTTTGGTATTGGCCCTGCCGGTACAGGTAAAACCTACCTTGCTGTTGCCGCCGCAGTAGACGCCCTAGAGCGCCAAGAAATTCGCCGAATATTACTTACCCGCCCAGCGGTAGAAGCCGGCGAAAAATTAGGATTTTTACCAGGTGATTTAAGCCAAAAGGTAGACCCATATCTGCGCCCTCTTTACGACGCCCTATTTGAAATGCTTGGCTTTGAAAAAGTAGAAAAACTTATTGAAAAACACATTATTGAAATAGCGCCACTTGCTTACATGCGTGGACGCACATTAAATGATGCGTTTATTATTTTAGATGAAAGTCAAAATACCACCGCAGAGCAAATGAAAATGTTTTTAACCCGTATAGGCTTTAACTCTAAAGCAGTAATAACGGGTGATATAACGCAAGTTGATTTACCACGCGGTGCGCGCTCAGGGCTTCGCCACGCTATAGAAGTGCTTAGTGATGTTGAAGAAATTAGCTTTAACTTTTTCCAATCGCACGACATTGTTCGCCACCCTGTTGTTGGCCGTATTGTAGAAGCCTACGAGCGCAACGACGAAAGCGAGCGACTAAAGCGTATAGAAAAGCAAAAAGCCAAAGAGCAACTTGCCGCTCAACAACCGCCGTCTACTAAAGAGTAA
- the ybeY gene encoding rRNA maturation RNase YbeY produces the protein MSTELDLQIACEFDNLPSKEQFALWADKALSKFRDESELSIVISDEAQSQQLNNDYRGKNKPTNVLSFEFEAPPGIDLPLVGDLIICPAIVLAEAIEQEKSFHDHFAHMVIHGCLHLLGFDHIKSEDAFEMESIEKQLLAELNIADPYRDEL, from the coding sequence GTGAGCACCGAATTAGATTTACAAATAGCCTGTGAGTTTGACAACCTCCCAAGCAAAGAACAGTTTGCACTGTGGGCCGACAAAGCACTTAGCAAGTTTCGTGATGAGTCTGAGCTGAGCATCGTTATAAGCGATGAAGCCCAGTCGCAACAACTAAACAACGACTACCGTGGTAAAAATAAACCCACCAATGTGTTGTCGTTTGAATTTGAAGCACCGCCTGGCATTGATTTGCCATTAGTAGGTGATTTAATAATTTGCCCAGCCATTGTATTGGCCGAGGCAATCGAGCAAGAAAAGTCATTTCATGACCACTTTGCCCATATGGTTATTCATGGATGCTTGCATTTACTTGGATTTGACCATATAAAGAGTGAAGACGCTTTTGAGATGGAAAGCATAGAAAAGCAATTACTTGCAGAGCTAAACATAGCTGACCCATACCGGGACGAACTTTAA
- the corC gene encoding CNNM family magnesium/cobalt transport protein CorC (CorC(YbeX) belongs to the Cyclin M Mg2+ Exporter (CNNM) family, and was characterized as belonging to a set of three proteins, at least one of which must be present for CorA to function.) has translation MSDDNSQSSQGSSGKTWMGRIAQMLQGEPQNREELVEVIADAQERDVIDPETKEMIEGVLGVSKLKVRDIMIPRSQMVTLEIDSPLEDLIPMMVDSTHSRFPVVCEDKDHVEGILLAKDLLPLILNKDEHLPSLREYLRPAMVVPESKRVDTLLNEFRQQRYHMAIVIDEYGGVSGLVTIEDILEIIVGEIEDEHDEEEDQQDIRQLAKHVYVVQALTPVDDFNEYFKTGYSTDEADTIGGTVLHAFGHMPSRGETIEIDDYQFKVTNSDNRRILQLQVTVPKVDDNDSEETTN, from the coding sequence ATGAGCGACGATAACTCGCAATCTAGCCAGGGTTCTTCTGGCAAAACGTGGATGGGCCGCATAGCCCAAATGTTGCAAGGGGAACCCCAGAATAGAGAAGAGCTGGTTGAAGTAATTGCCGACGCGCAAGAGCGTGACGTAATAGATCCAGAAACCAAAGAGATGATTGAAGGTGTGCTTGGTGTATCCAAGCTTAAAGTGCGCGATATAATGATCCCGCGCTCACAAATGGTCACGCTTGAAATCGACAGCCCCCTTGAAGATTTGATCCCCATGATGGTCGACTCCACCCACTCACGTTTCCCTGTGGTGTGTGAAGACAAAGACCACGTTGAAGGTATTTTGCTCGCAAAAGACTTGCTGCCGCTTATTTTAAATAAAGATGAGCACCTCCCGTCACTGCGCGAATATTTACGCCCAGCCATGGTTGTGCCAGAGAGCAAACGCGTAGACACCCTGCTAAATGAGTTTCGCCAACAGCGCTACCATATGGCGATTGTAATTGACGAATACGGCGGTGTGTCGGGCCTTGTCACCATTGAAGATATTCTTGAAATCATTGTCGGCGAAATTGAAGATGAGCACGACGAAGAAGAAGATCAACAAGATATTCGCCAGCTAGCTAAGCATGTATACGTAGTACAAGCGCTCACCCCTGTAGATGACTTTAACGAGTACTTTAAAACAGGTTACAGCACCGATGAAGCCGATACCATTGGCGGTACGGTACTACACGCATTTGGCCACATGCCAAGTCGCGGCGAAACAATTGAAATAGACGATTATCAGTTTAAAGTTACAAATTCCGATAACCGTCGTATTTTACAACTGCAAGTCACCGTTCCTAAGGTTGATGATAACGACAGTGAAGAAACTACTAACTAA
- the lnt gene encoding apolipoprotein N-acyltransferase — translation MKKLLTKLTLLVKDKKAWLALVAGLILTFGYAPYQIWPIAFFSIAAIIFCINPNNTGKAHAKRAAKYGFIFGLGWFGAGISWVHVSIATFGGMPLVASLSLMALLCSYLALFPALAFWGATRFASGPKSMGALLIATIAISEYLRGHLLTGFPWLSFGYTQTDGPLRLLAPYIGEFGLTLTCVGIGFALYRLTQKELKTPLISAAALALLVIGALNTGNNRYSGKEMSTLLVQGNIKQHLRFEPSEFWTTMSKYQDLTRPHWDADLVVWPEAAVPEIEALADTYLANLDSAASFNKTALVTGIVDYQLDTKTIYNTLIVVGNKERNDEHGHYRYLNKNRYRKHQLLPIGEFVPFQDILRPIAPLFDLPMSSFTRGDKVQNNLRANGFNLLPAICYEIVFADLVRGNYKSNSDLLFTVSNDAWFGDSIGPLQHMQIARMRALELQRPLVRVTNNGVSAVYDPISHTQQTMPQFEAATMKADIKLIQGNSVYSQYGNVFVWGFVLLLGVGGFGVRFRK, via the coding sequence GTGAAGAAACTACTAACTAAACTCACCCTGTTAGTAAAAGATAAAAAAGCATGGCTCGCACTAGTTGCGGGCCTTATTTTAACTTTTGGCTACGCCCCTTACCAAATTTGGCCCATCGCATTTTTTAGCATTGCCGCCATTATTTTTTGTATTAACCCAAACAACACAGGCAAAGCACACGCAAAACGCGCCGCTAAATATGGCTTTATATTTGGCTTAGGCTGGTTTGGCGCAGGTATTAGCTGGGTGCATGTATCAATTGCTACTTTTGGCGGCATGCCGCTTGTAGCGTCGCTCTCGTTAATGGCTTTACTGTGCTCATATTTAGCGCTGTTTCCAGCACTCGCGTTTTGGGGAGCCACTCGCTTTGCAAGCGGCCCTAAAAGTATGGGGGCACTGCTCATTGCCACTATAGCCATTAGTGAATATTTACGTGGGCACTTACTAACCGGCTTTCCGTGGCTAAGTTTTGGTTATACACAAACAGACGGCCCGCTTAGACTACTGGCGCCCTATATTGGCGAATTTGGCTTAACGCTTACCTGTGTTGGCATTGGTTTTGCCCTTTACAGGCTCACCCAAAAAGAGTTAAAAACCCCATTAATAAGCGCAGCAGCATTAGCGTTACTTGTTATTGGCGCATTAAATACCGGTAATAATCGCTACTCTGGTAAAGAAATGTCGACCTTACTGGTGCAAGGTAATATTAAACAACACCTGCGCTTTGAGCCCAGTGAGTTTTGGACCACCATGAGCAAGTACCAAGACCTAACACGCCCCCATTGGGATGCTGATCTCGTAGTATGGCCCGAAGCCGCCGTGCCCGAAATAGAAGCCTTGGCCGACACTTACTTAGCCAATTTAGACAGCGCCGCATCGTTTAATAAAACCGCGTTAGTTACCGGTATTGTTGACTACCAGCTCGACACCAAAACCATTTACAACACGCTGATTGTGGTAGGTAATAAAGAGCGCAACGACGAGCACGGCCATTACCGCTACCTAAACAAAAACCGCTACCGTAAGCACCAGTTGTTACCTATCGGCGAATTTGTACCATTTCAGGATATATTGCGCCCTATAGCACCACTGTTTGATTTACCTATGTCATCGTTTACCCGTGGTGATAAAGTACAAAACAACTTACGTGCCAATGGTTTTAATCTGCTACCCGCCATTTGCTACGAAATAGTATTTGCCGATTTAGTGCGCGGTAACTATAAAAGCAACTCAGACCTACTCTTTACGGTAAGTAACGACGCGTGGTTTGGCGACTCTATTGGGCCATTGCAACACATGCAAATAGCCCGCATGCGCGCACTAGAGCTACAACGCCCGCTGGTACGCGTTACCAATAATGGTGTTAGCGCCGTATACGACCCAATAAGCCACACACAACAAACTATGCCACAGTTTGAAGCGGCGACCATGAAAGCCGATATAAAGCTTATACAAGGCAACAGCGTTTACAGCCAGTACGGAAACGTGTTTGTGTGGGGGTTTGTGTTATTGCTGGGGGTTGGTGGATTTGGGGTTAGGTTTAGGAAATAA
- a CDS encoding alpha/beta hydrolase codes for MKVLSIIFLYLFFTINVNASEPITLAKTYQLRSVILNEQRSFSVYVPPSYKQNLERVYPVIYLLDGDQTHLKAVAGLVEALSTERLEQQIQQAIIVAIPNSQNAIRERDFTPTNVDWTFNGKLLEKFKNIGNAANYRAFFEKELIPLINKNYRTSTKRVLIGESFGGLFASYVLLSNHALFTDYLIIDATYLWDNNYLNRYFDEKQLINKPLNGNVYFTFANNAKAFGEIGETNYQWGLAFAKKLKVHSSDDLVINQRYFEDETHGTVAAISWYYGIRKLLSN; via the coding sequence ATGAAAGTCTTATCAATAATATTTTTATATTTATTTTTTACAATAAATGTAAATGCCTCAGAGCCTATTACTTTAGCCAAAACCTATCAGCTTAGGTCTGTTATTTTAAATGAACAACGTAGCTTTAGCGTTTATGTACCACCAAGCTACAAGCAAAACCTCGAACGAGTATATCCTGTTATTTACTTGCTCGATGGTGACCAAACACATCTAAAAGCCGTTGCAGGGCTCGTAGAGGCACTTAGTACGGAGCGGCTTGAGCAGCAAATACAGCAAGCAATTATAGTAGCCATTCCTAATAGTCAAAATGCGATAAGAGAGCGAGACTTTACCCCAACCAATGTTGATTGGACATTTAACGGTAAACTCCTAGAAAAGTTTAAAAATATCGGCAACGCCGCAAACTACCGCGCCTTTTTTGAAAAAGAACTCATTCCACTCATTAATAAAAATTACCGCACATCAACTAAACGCGTATTAATTGGCGAGTCTTTTGGCGGCTTGTTTGCCAGCTATGTGTTGCTTTCTAACCATGCACTATTTACAGATTACTTAATTATTGATGCGACTTACCTGTGGGATAACAACTACCTAAACCGTTATTTTGATGAGAAACAATTAATAAATAAGCCGCTTAACGGCAATGTGTATTTTACTTTTGCTAATAATGCTAAAGCGTTTGGCGAAATTGGTGAAACAAATTACCAATGGGGTTTAGCGTTTGCTAAAAAGTTAAAAGTGCACTCAAGCGATGATCTAGTTATAAATCAACGCTACTTTGAAGATGAAACCCATGGCACAGTCGCAGCAATTAGTTGGTATTATGGTATTAGAAAGCTTTTAAGTAATTAG
- a CDS encoding type II toxin-antitoxin system RelE/ParE family toxin, translating into MTYKLKFLPAALKEWEKLAPSLKSQFKKKLAERLDNPHVPASKLRGFDNVYKIKLRTAGYRLAYEVIDDEVVVYVLAIGKRDKDAIYKKLASRAKE; encoded by the coding sequence ATGACTTATAAGTTAAAGTTTTTACCAGCAGCCTTAAAGGAGTGGGAAAAACTCGCGCCATCACTTAAAAGCCAGTTTAAAAAGAAACTTGCTGAGCGCTTAGATAACCCCCACGTGCCAGCCTCAAAGCTACGCGGCTTTGATAATGTTTATAAAATAAAATTGCGTACGGCAGGGTACCGCCTTGCTTATGAAGTCATTGATGACGAAGTTGTGGTGTATGTACTCGCAATTGGTAAACGCGATAAAGATGCAATATATAAAAAGTTAGCCTCAAGAGCTAAGGAATAG
- a CDS encoding type II toxin-antitoxin system Phd/YefM family antitoxin, translating to MRQVLADCSASISELKKNPTALLNEADGAAIAILNHNKPAAYLVPAQMYEQLMEQLDDYELTKVVESRRGDLSQAVEVNIDDL from the coding sequence ATGAGACAGGTTTTAGCTGATTGTTCAGCAAGTATTTCAGAACTTAAAAAAAACCCAACCGCGCTTTTAAATGAAGCAGATGGCGCTGCAATAGCCATATTAAATCATAATAAGCCTGCAGCGTACTTAGTGCCTGCACAAATGTATGAGCAACTAATGGAACAATTGGATGATTATGAATTAACTAAAGTTGTTGAGAGCCGCAGAGGCGATTTATCTCAAGCGGTTGAAGTTAATATAGATGACTTATAA
- a CDS encoding RDD family protein, which produces MKTKEIEQLALSDSETKDVITPYAFKIDQALLGIPLASPIKRAMAMIIDVTLIFMAAKLSATLIAFVAAMAFYKGTAQQYLPKMSSFWRRTLKLFAASFLFVSSLTVLSLAIDFFECDTAFQTSQIEKTQQNDELSEHDKAIIRTYLAQTNDDKNCDDACQSVARANLVSQLPALVEMENVGGIEVTRTLLHLIAIADDEPVVADDFKNNETELKSISDEITHKSNINEKADTKSEQTKPVTSILQWGKGIIQDLGLGFGWAAVYFTLFSLLWRGQTPGKKVCNIRVVSLNGEPLGMLDCFGRYGGYGAGFATGLLGFLQVYWDPNRQAIQDKISATVVIQGSVNQVVNTQTVEETLKTT; this is translated from the coding sequence ATGAAAACCAAAGAGATAGAGCAACTCGCGTTATCAGACTCTGAAACCAAAGACGTGATCACCCCGTATGCCTTTAAAATTGACCAAGCGTTATTAGGTATTCCATTAGCGAGCCCAATTAAACGTGCAATGGCAATGATCATTGATGTCACTTTAATATTTATGGCCGCTAAGCTAAGCGCCACTTTAATTGCCTTTGTGGCTGCCATGGCTTTTTATAAAGGCACTGCGCAGCAATATCTTCCAAAAATGTCATCGTTTTGGCGTAGAACCTTAAAACTTTTTGCCGCGAGTTTTTTATTTGTAAGTTCACTCACTGTACTCTCATTAGCGATTGATTTTTTTGAATGCGATACTGCTTTTCAAACATCTCAAATAGAAAAAACACAGCAAAACGATGAATTAAGCGAGCATGATAAAGCAATAATACGCACCTATTTAGCACAAACAAACGACGATAAAAACTGCGACGATGCTTGCCAAAGCGTTGCTCGTGCTAATTTAGTTAGCCAATTGCCCGCGCTTGTTGAAATGGAAAACGTAGGCGGTATTGAAGTTACACGCACATTATTGCACTTAATAGCCATAGCTGATGATGAGCCTGTTGTGGCAGATGATTTTAAAAATAATGAGACAGAGCTAAAGAGTATTTCGGACGAAATAACTCATAAAAGCAATATCAATGAAAAAGCAGACACTAAAAGCGAGCAAACCAAACCTGTCACCAGCATTTTGCAGTGGGGTAAAGGCATTATTCAAGACCTAGGCCTTGGTTTTGGTTGGGCGGCCGTATACTTTACGTTGTTTTCGTTATTATGGCGCGGACAAACCCCAGGTAAAAAAGTATGTAATATTCGGGTGGTTTCACTAAATGGTGAGCCACTAGGTATGCTTGATTGTTTTGGAAGGTACGGCGGTTACGGCGCAGGTTTTGCCACGGGCTTATTAGGCTTTTTACAAGTATATTGGGACCCAAACAGGCAAGCCATTCAAGATAAAATATCAGCGACAGTGGTTATTCAGGGCAGTGTGAACCAGGTTGTAAATACACAAACGGTAGAAGAGACTTTAAAAACTACTTAG
- a CDS encoding alkene reductase → MTLLFSPIELAGKTLKNRIVMPPMTRSRSTQPGDIANDLMATYYAQRASAGLIVSEGTQISELGKGYAWTPGIYSNEQVAGWSKVTDKVHNAGGVMFAQLWHVGRVTHSDNTGGVQPISASAIAAKDVKVFVDTNGEPGFVDTQLPREMSKQDIENVLAEFRQAAKNAVDAGFDGIELHAANGYLINQFLDSQSNARTDEYGGSVQNRLRFLVEVVKAVCDEIGSKKVGVRLAPLTTLNGTVDDNPEQTYLAVAHTLNDAGVGYMHIAEADWDDAPLMSVEFKQAIRKAYNGVLIYAGKYTKERADEALAQGWADMIGFGRPFLSNPDLPARLEQGKPLNSHNPDTLFGGAEQGYTDYPTA, encoded by the coding sequence ATGACATTACTTTTTTCCCCAATAGAACTTGCAGGTAAAACATTAAAAAACCGCATTGTTATGCCACCAATGACACGCTCGCGCTCAACGCAGCCTGGCGATATAGCAAACGATTTAATGGCCACTTACTACGCACAACGCGCAAGTGCTGGGTTAATAGTTAGCGAAGGCACACAAATTAGTGAGCTTGGTAAAGGCTATGCCTGGACACCGGGTATTTACTCAAACGAGCAAGTAGCTGGCTGGAGTAAAGTAACTGATAAAGTACATAACGCTGGTGGCGTTATGTTTGCTCAGCTTTGGCACGTAGGGCGAGTAACACACAGCGATAACACAGGGGGCGTCCAGCCAATATCAGCATCGGCCATTGCGGCAAAAGACGTAAAAGTATTTGTAGATACTAACGGCGAGCCTGGCTTTGTTGATACTCAGTTGCCGCGTGAGATGAGCAAGCAAGATATTGAAAATGTACTAGCAGAATTTCGCCAAGCAGCTAAAAATGCAGTAGACGCAGGCTTTGACGGCATAGAGCTACATGCCGCTAATGGCTATTTAATTAACCAATTTTTAGACTCGCAATCAAATGCGCGTACTGATGAATATGGTGGCAGTGTACAAAACCGTTTGCGCTTTTTAGTTGAAGTAGTCAAAGCAGTATGTGATGAAATTGGTAGTAAAAAAGTAGGTGTAAGGCTTGCGCCACTTACTACGCTTAACGGCACGGTTGACGATAACCCAGAGCAAACATATTTGGCCGTGGCACACACACTAAATGATGCTGGCGTAGGTTATATGCATATTGCTGAAGCCGACTGGGATGACGCCCCTTTAATGAGTGTGGAGTTTAAACAGGCTATTCGTAAAGCGTACAACGGCGTTTTAATTTATGCAGGTAAATACACCAAAGAGCGCGCCGATGAAGCCCTTGCGCAAGGCTGGGCCGACATGATTGGCTTTGGCCGCCCGTTTTTGTCAAACCCAGATTTACCAGCAAGGCTTGAGCAAGGTAAACCGCTAAATAGCCACAACCCCGACACTTTATTTGGTGGCGCAGAGCAAGGCTATACCGATTACCCAACCGCTTAA